One window of Nocardia sp. NBC_00508 genomic DNA carries:
- a CDS encoding metal ABC transporter permease codes for MSLTEIIVDPLRYEFMVRALATTVTAALVCAVLSCWLVLIGWSLMGDAVSHAVLPGVVLAYIVGLPFAVGAIVFGFLAVALIGVVRDTSRIKEDAAIGIVFTTLFAFGLVLVSVTPSQTDLNHIVFGNLLGVSRAELVQVVILAAITLAALILKRRDFTLYAFDPTHAHAIGLSPRLLGTALLGLLALTAVVALQAVGVVLVVAMLIIPGATAYLLTDRFGRMLIIAPTVSVSCAVTGLYVSYHLDTAPGGMVVVVQGLAFTAVYLFAPRQGVIGRRISALRRNRSAVSVDAAV; via the coding sequence ATGAGTTTGACCGAAATCATCGTGGACCCGCTCCGCTACGAATTCATGGTGCGTGCGCTGGCGACCACCGTGACCGCGGCATTGGTGTGTGCGGTGCTGTCCTGCTGGCTGGTTCTCATCGGGTGGTCGTTGATGGGAGACGCGGTTTCCCACGCGGTCCTGCCCGGCGTGGTGCTGGCCTACATCGTCGGGCTGCCGTTCGCGGTGGGGGCGATCGTGTTCGGGTTCTTGGCGGTAGCGCTGATCGGCGTGGTTCGTGACACCAGCCGGATCAAAGAGGACGCCGCCATCGGCATCGTGTTCACCACGCTGTTCGCGTTCGGGCTGGTGCTCGTGTCGGTGACACCCAGCCAGACCGACCTCAACCACATCGTGTTCGGCAATCTGCTCGGCGTCAGCCGCGCCGAACTGGTGCAAGTCGTGATTCTCGCGGCGATCACCCTCGCCGCGCTGATCCTCAAACGCCGCGATTTCACGCTGTACGCCTTCGACCCCACGCACGCGCACGCCATCGGTCTCAGTCCTCGCCTGCTCGGCACCGCCCTTCTCGGCCTCTTGGCCTTGACTGCCGTCGTCGCTCTCCAGGCGGTCGGCGTCGTTCTCGTGGTCGCCATGCTCATCATCCCGGGCGCGACCGCCTACCTGCTCACCGACCGTTTCGGGCGAATGCTGATCATCGCCCCGACCGTCTCGGTTTCCTGCGCTGTGACCGGTCTGTACGTGAGCTATCACCTCGACACCGCGCCCGGCGGCATGGTCGTCGTGGTCCAGGGCCTTGCCTTCACGGCCGTGTATCTGTTCGCGCCCCGGCAGGGAGTGATCGGTCGGCGTATCTCGGCGCTTCGCCGGAACCGGAGTGCCGTTTCGGTGGATGCCGCGGTCTGA
- a CDS encoding metal ABC transporter ATP-binding protein yields the protein MSAPAIEVQGVTVHYGDVPALERVDLTVDSGRVCGLIGMNGSGKSTLFKSIMGLVQPDRGTVRINGGPPVAARRAGVLGYVPQSEDVDWSFPLSVRDVVMTGRYGRLGFTRRARKVDREAVAHALERVELTDLADRQIGQLSGGQKKRAFVARGLAQGATVLLLDEPFAGVDKRSEATITRLLRDLAADGATILVSTHDLHALPGLADEAVLLMRTVLAHGDPDSVLQPENLARAFGLDVMDRV from the coding sequence ATGAGCGCGCCGGCCATCGAGGTGCAGGGCGTCACGGTCCACTACGGCGACGTGCCTGCGCTGGAGCGAGTCGACCTCACCGTGGATTCCGGACGGGTCTGCGGTTTGATCGGGATGAACGGTTCCGGCAAGTCGACCTTGTTCAAGTCCATCATGGGTCTGGTCCAGCCCGACCGAGGGACGGTGCGGATCAACGGCGGTCCACCGGTGGCGGCGCGGCGGGCGGGTGTCCTCGGTTATGTGCCGCAGAGCGAGGACGTCGACTGGAGCTTCCCGCTTTCGGTGCGCGACGTGGTGATGACCGGCCGTTACGGCCGCCTCGGGTTCACCCGCCGCGCGCGCAAGGTCGATCGCGAGGCCGTCGCGCACGCGCTGGAGCGGGTGGAGTTGACCGACCTGGCCGACCGGCAGATCGGCCAGCTGTCCGGCGGGCAGAAGAAGCGCGCCTTCGTGGCGCGCGGCTTGGCACAGGGCGCGACCGTCCTGCTGCTCGACGAGCCGTTCGCGGGCGTCGACAAACGTTCGGAGGCCACGATCACCAGGCTGCTGCGTGATCTCGCCGCCGACGGCGCCACGATCCTGGTGTCGACCCATGATCTGCACGCCCTGCCCGGTCTCGCCGACGAGGCGGTGCTGCTGATGCGCACCGTGCTCGCGCACGGCGATCCCGATTCGGTATTGCAGCCCGAGAACCTGGCCAGGGCGTTCGGCTTGGACGTGATGGACCGGGTGTGA
- a CDS encoding metal ABC transporter substrate-binding protein, translating into MKARFHRLLVLPPRRLAAAATVGILALAVTACGASEAGRNERPVVLTTFTVLADIARNVAGEHLTVESITKAGAEIHGYEPTPGDIKKAAKADLILDNGLNLEAWFTQFVSDVHVPHAVVSEGVAPIGISEDAYQGKPNPHAWMSPQNAQIYVDNMVRAFSELAPAHAADFRANGERYKTELRAVRDELVGTLNALPTNERALVTCEGAFSYLARDAGLTEKYIWAVNAEQQATPQQIASAIDFVRQHRVPAVFCESTVSDAPMRRVVEASGAAFGGTLYVDSLSEADGPVPTYLALIRHDAQTIGSALTGRRP; encoded by the coding sequence ATGAAGGCTCGGTTCCACCGTTTGCTTGTTCTACCCCCGCGCCGGTTGGCCGCCGCCGCCACAGTGGGCATCCTGGCATTGGCCGTCACCGCCTGCGGGGCGAGTGAGGCCGGGCGCAACGAGCGGCCGGTGGTGCTCACCACGTTCACGGTGCTCGCCGATATCGCGCGGAACGTGGCGGGCGAGCACCTGACCGTCGAGTCGATCACCAAGGCGGGCGCGGAGATCCACGGTTACGAGCCGACTCCCGGCGATATCAAGAAGGCCGCGAAGGCCGACCTGATCCTGGACAACGGCCTGAACCTGGAGGCGTGGTTCACCCAATTCGTCTCCGACGTGCACGTGCCGCATGCCGTGGTCAGCGAGGGCGTCGCGCCGATCGGCATCAGCGAGGATGCCTACCAGGGCAAACCGAATCCGCACGCGTGGATGTCGCCGCAGAACGCACAGATCTACGTCGACAACATGGTGCGCGCGTTCAGCGAACTCGCGCCCGCCCATGCGGCTGATTTCCGCGCCAACGGCGAGAGGTACAAGACGGAACTGCGCGCGGTGCGCGACGAACTCGTCGGCACCCTGAACGCGCTGCCGACCAACGAGCGCGCCTTGGTGACGTGCGAAGGCGCGTTCTCCTACCTGGCGCGCGACGCCGGGCTCACCGAGAAGTACATCTGGGCGGTCAACGCCGAGCAGCAGGCCACGCCCCAGCAGATCGCCTCGGCCATCGACTTCGTCCGGCAGCATCGGGTGCCCGCCGTGTTCTGCGAGTCGACGGTGTCGGACGCGCCGATGCGGCGGGTGGTGGAAGCCAGCGGCGCCGCGTTCGGGGGCACGCTGTACGTCGATTCGCTGTCGGAGGCCGATGGTCCGGTGCCGACCTACCTGGCGCTGATCCGCCACGACGCGCAGACGATCGGTTCCGCGCTGACCGGGCGCAGGCCATGA